Proteins encoded together in one Bactrocera neohumeralis isolate Rockhampton unplaced genomic scaffold, APGP_CSIRO_Bneo_wtdbg2-racon-allhic-juicebox.fasta_v2 cluster11, whole genome shotgun sequence window:
- the LOC126766076 gene encoding uncharacterized protein LOC126766076, giving the protein MENIFDEIDLEDCPTTSSTPAKDQLHLKRKKFNTSGCYNTEVSISKRPVEGNEVIDILTTISKQLDDLTTRVCDLETKIDKHLKENIIHKSEEMAQQKTVRECKVPIRKIHQSVCRMTGEDVDNVQTEIASTLPLNTLAAALEMDEKLKCDEFAATTKQFVLRIKGTSDSVHDVLRSLYTDELLYLCNWDGRGGKQPLSKFLLLQLFVLISLDMK; this is encoded by the exons atggaaaatatatttgacgAAATTGACTTAGAGGATTGTCCAACAACGTCTTCAACTCCCGCAAaag acCAATTACATTTAAAGCGTAAAAAGTTTAACACGTCTGGTTGCTACAATACAGAGGTCAGCATTTCAAAACGACCTGTGGAAGGAAACG AGgttattgacattttaaccACTATTTCCAAACAGCTTGACGATTTGACGACGAGGGTATGCGATTTGGAAACTAAAATCGATAagcatttaaaagaaaat atTATTCATAAAAGTGAAGAAATGGCGCAGCAAAAAACGGTTCGTGAATGCAAGGTCCCCATCCGCAAAATTCATCAATCGGTATGCCGAATGACTGGTGAAGATGTCGACAACGTTCAAACAGAAATTGCTTCCACCCTACCATTAAATACGCTTGCTGCAGCTTTGGAAATGGACGAAAAATTGAAATGCGACGAATTTGCTGCTACAACG aaaCAATTCGTTTTGAGGATAAAAGGTACTTCAGATAGTGTACATGATGTGTTGCGAAGTCTGTACACTGATGAACTACTTTATTTATGTAACTGGGACGGTAGGGGTGGGAAGCAACCTCTCTCCAAATTCCTGCTCctacaattatttgttttaattt CACTTGAtatgaagtaa